The Armatimonadota bacterium genome has a segment encoding these proteins:
- a CDS encoding HDOD domain-containing protein, with the protein MFHRSSDRIDLPSLPAALKRIIDITRSDDVDADNLARVVMLDQSLACKVLRLANSAYFCRRDKAETVTDAILTLGFGYVRNLAASASVLDVLFPSYAFPGFNWQNFWRHSVTTAIASESFYSFATGCKRKSEEAAFVAGLMHDIGKLVIARALPFRFREIVENCRERRIEMLEAETKALCTNHVFIGKQLAASWQLSDKLIAGIACHHNDDSSDYPELTSAVRAANMLAKRIEDSYLIGIHPNISLNNIGKAAGLDAQSVNFVIDEVRIGLKRCGEILSWGKDMPYEMPHAA; encoded by the coding sequence TTGTTCCACCGATCATCCGACCGAATAGATTTACCGAGCCTGCCTGCCGCTCTTAAACGCATAATAGACATCACAAGAAGCGATGATGTGGATGCGGACAACCTGGCGCGCGTTGTGATGTTGGACCAGTCACTGGCATGCAAGGTGCTGCGGCTTGCCAACTCGGCATATTTCTGCCGGAGAGACAAGGCCGAGACAGTCACCGATGCAATTCTCACACTGGGATTCGGCTATGTCCGCAATCTGGCCGCATCCGCCTCCGTGCTGGACGTTCTATTCCCAAGCTATGCGTTTCCAGGGTTCAACTGGCAGAATTTCTGGCGGCATTCAGTCACGACAGCCATCGCGTCGGAATCTTTCTACTCATTCGCAACAGGATGCAAAAGAAAATCGGAGGAGGCGGCGTTTGTCGCGGGGCTGATGCACGACATCGGCAAACTGGTTATCGCGCGAGCGCTGCCGTTCAGGTTCAGAGAGATCGTTGAAAACTGCCGGGAGCGCAGAATTGAAATGCTTGAAGCCGAGACCAAGGCATTGTGCACCAATCATGTATTTATAGGTAAGCAGTTGGCTGCATCATGGCAGCTTTCTGATAAGCTTATTGCAGGAATTGCCTGTCACCACAATGATGACTCCTCGGATTATCCCGAACTGACATCGGCTGTCCGTGCCGCAAACATGCTTGCAAAACGCATAGAAGACAGTTACCTGATCGGCATACATCCAAATATAAGCCTGAACAATATTGGAAAAGCTGCCGGACTTGATGCGCAGTCGGTCAATTTCGTTATTGACGAAGTGCGCATCGGGCTGAAACGTTGCGGCGAAATACTCTCCTGGGGCAAGGATATGCCCTATGAAATGCCTCACGCTGCTTAA
- a CDS encoding S8 family serine peptidase codes for MKPKLVYIALACAVLVQSASAGSIYLKSGTINTDEPKSLSAEPGEQIEGTGYFIVLFGGPIRDTYRESLIDAGAQILEYLPDFAYLVRMDRSKLGSIKSLQSVKWVGPFKPEYKSSEDLSDTTSKGQFVVTLFPGASCDYALSKAKVNKIDTSGRMCRVLAAGSQLSELAETGAISWIEPYVQPRLCNNIACEISGVPEVRSDIGLYGSGETIGVADTGLDTGSLATISSDFAGRINKTYALRRTDDWSDLVGHGTHVTGTILGSGALSGSDPALHDYNGSFAGVAPEADLLFQSIGDDGSYVFPPLDLADLFQPAYDDGARVHNNSWGSAADGQYTTYSNEVDQFVWDHKDFTVVFAVGNEGEDLNKDGEVDLDSLYAPSTAKNCISVGATENLRTTGGYQMGYGVAWGSSYPVSPIKYDLMSNNAGGMAAFSGRGPTDDGRIKPDVCAPGTNIISSRSHISSASTGWGAYDSNYTYNGGTSMSAPHVSGAAALIRQYYRQVKGTTPSAALVKATLISGAVDITPGQYGSAQYQEVSGVPDYVQGWGRMNVKNPLDADLPIVTEFADETSGLSTGGYRDYQYNVIDNSVPLKVTLVWTDYPGAVHAAIELVNDLDLIVTSPKGVVYQDIDRLNNVEQILIASPETGTYKVRVSGYNVPMGPQDYALVVSGGMPSTYISGSVTSSTGAVVQGASVTVMSTAGTKRLVTNQNGKYLTRVGSGTYSVQVGMQGWTFTPRGKVVQITDEPVENVDFVGQGKPGSMSGTVTSAVGGVISYIVESPHPYLNNYDRTYTITAHEGVSNVRVHFAEIDLLSDGDEITVLDSNDNVSATYTGKAEDIWSPWVAGNIIKIRILTNETGNTGYGFYVDGYETDLVGQGGLQGANIILDPGGYTAATLSDGSYSFNQIPAGTYTVTPSKSKWTFTPNSKTVNIPADGATSGVDFTAFPPGSISGRVQIVTSEVRSIDVESPHPYDPNYENTWQIDAAESATRMRLHFARLTTEPAWDYVYIMDGSGEIIEIYTADYTDLWTPWIDGHVAKVMLTSDSGNEYYGFKIDKYEAEIVGNGLENAVINLNPDDLTVKTSGDGTFDFGQVSIGTHTLLPELQPWSFDPESEMVSVSAGVDQNVTFYVSLNSLERVIYAKSLPLGLQITLKGVIVSGVFDGFFYVQNADIPVGIRVDSTAAVSEGDTVTVTGKLALIDGERVIQATSVE; via the coding sequence TTGAAACCGAAACTCGTCTATATAGCGCTGGCCTGCGCGGTCTTGGTGCAGTCCGCATCGGCAGGCAGCATCTATCTCAAAAGCGGGACCATCAATACTGATGAGCCAAAATCGCTATCAGCCGAGCCTGGAGAGCAGATTGAGGGCACCGGCTATTTTATCGTGCTCTTTGGCGGTCCGATCCGGGATACATACAGAGAGTCACTGATCGACGCCGGTGCGCAAATACTGGAATATCTGCCCGACTTTGCGTATCTTGTTCGTATGGATCGCTCAAAGCTGGGCTCAATCAAGAGTCTTCAGTCTGTAAAGTGGGTCGGTCCATTCAAGCCTGAGTATAAATCGAGTGAAGACTTGTCGGATACCACCAGCAAGGGTCAGTTTGTGGTTACACTGTTTCCAGGCGCAAGCTGTGATTATGCGCTGTCAAAGGCGAAAGTCAATAAAATAGACACCTCAGGCCGGATGTGCCGTGTCCTGGCTGCCGGCTCGCAGCTTTCAGAGCTGGCAGAAACAGGTGCCATCTCGTGGATAGAGCCTTATGTCCAGCCGAGGCTGTGTAACAATATTGCTTGTGAGATATCAGGCGTGCCCGAGGTCCGGTCTGATATTGGCCTCTATGGATCGGGCGAGACTATAGGCGTGGCGGATACCGGGCTTGATACGGGCAGCTTAGCCACCATTTCATCAGACTTTGCCGGACGTATAAACAAGACATATGCTCTGCGCAGGACGGATGACTGGTCGGACCTTGTCGGCCACGGCACACATGTCACAGGCACTATCCTGGGCAGTGGTGCGCTTTCCGGCAGCGACCCTGCCTTGCATGACTATAACGGTTCTTTTGCAGGTGTGGCTCCTGAAGCCGATCTTTTGTTTCAGTCCATAGGCGATGACGGTTCATACGTATTTCCACCTCTCGACCTTGCCGATCTGTTTCAGCCTGCGTATGACGATGGCGCTCGGGTGCACAACAACAGTTGGGGCAGCGCTGCTGACGGCCAGTACACCACTTATTCAAATGAAGTGGATCAGTTTGTCTGGGATCACAAAGACTTCACGGTTGTCTTTGCGGTCGGCAATGAAGGCGAAGACCTGAACAAAGATGGGGAAGTCGATCTAGATAGTCTATATGCTCCATCGACCGCCAAGAACTGCATATCGGTCGGCGCAACCGAGAACCTGCGCACTACCGGCGGTTATCAGATGGGCTATGGTGTCGCATGGGGTTCCAGCTATCCTGTCTCGCCGATCAAATACGATCTGATGAGTAATAATGCGGGCGGTATGGCCGCTTTCAGCGGAAGAGGGCCGACAGACGACGGTCGGATCAAGCCGGATGTCTGCGCTCCAGGCACGAATATCATATCCAGCCGGTCTCATATTTCAAGCGCATCGACAGGGTGGGGCGCGTATGATTCTAACTATACGTATAACGGCGGCACCAGTATGTCCGCGCCGCATGTCTCCGGCGCGGCGGCGTTGATACGGCAGTACTATAGGCAGGTGAAGGGCACCACTCCCAGCGCCGCGCTGGTGAAAGCGACTCTCATAAGCGGCGCGGTAGACATCACTCCCGGCCAGTACGGCAGCGCGCAATATCAAGAAGTAAGCGGCGTGCCGGATTATGTCCAGGGCTGGGGACGCATGAATGTCAAAAACCCTCTCGATGCCGATCTTCCTATTGTGACCGAATTCGCCGATGAGACCTCAGGCCTTTCTACAGGCGGCTATCGCGATTATCAATACAATGTGATCGACAACTCCGTGCCGCTGAAGGTTACACTGGTGTGGACGGATTATCCCGGGGCGGTGCATGCCGCAATTGAGCTTGTAAACGATCTTGATCTTATCGTTACCTCTCCAAAAGGCGTTGTCTATCAGGATATTGACCGCTTAAATAATGTGGAGCAGATTTTGATAGCTTCACCCGAAACCGGAACATACAAAGTCCGAGTGAGCGGTTATAACGTGCCCATGGGGCCGCAGGACTACGCATTAGTGGTCTCGGGCGGCATGCCGAGCACCTATATTTCAGGCTCCGTCACATCCTCCACCGGAGCGGTTGTGCAGGGCGCAAGTGTAACGGTCATGTCGACTGCGGGCACCAAGCGATTGGTCACCAACCAAAACGGGAAATACTTGACCCGCGTTGGGTCGGGCACATATTCGGTCCAGGTCGGTATGCAGGGTTGGACATTTACCCCCAGAGGCAAAGTCGTGCAAATCACGGACGAGCCTGTCGAGAACGTGGATTTTGTAGGCCAGGGTAAGCCGGGCAGCATGTCTGGCACCGTGACAAGCGCGGTGGGGGGTGTAATAAGCTATATTGTCGAATCGCCGCACCCATATCTCAATAATTATGATCGGACCTATACAATTACAGCTCATGAGGGTGTATCGAACGTTCGAGTGCATTTTGCTGAGATCGATCTGCTCTCCGATGGTGACGAGATTACCGTCCTTGACAGTAATGACAACGTATCCGCCACATATACTGGCAAGGCCGAGGATATTTGGAGTCCATGGGTCGCTGGAAACATTATTAAGATTAGAATCCTGACAAATGAGACCGGCAACACGGGCTATGGCTTTTATGTCGACGGCTACGAGACCGATCTGGTCGGTCAGGGCGGCCTTCAGGGAGCGAATATCATACTCGATCCGGGCGGATATACGGCAGCCACTCTCTCAGACGGCTCCTACAGCTTTAATCAGATTCCAGCAGGGACGTATACGGTCACTCCGTCAAAGAGTAAGTGGACTTTCACTCCAAATTCAAAGACAGTAAATATCCCGGCTGACGGCGCCACATCGGGTGTGGACTTTACCGCCTTCCCACCGGGCTCAATCAGCGGCCGGGTGCAAATTGTAACCTCTGAAGTCCGGTCGATAGACGTGGAATCGCCGCATCCATATGATCCGAATTACGAGAACACATGGCAGATAGATGCGGCTGAGTCCGCCACCCGCATGCGGCTGCACTTTGCACGGCTAACCACTGAGCCTGCCTGGGACTATGTTTATATCATGGACGGCAGCGGTGAAATCATCGAAATATATACTGCAGATTATACCGATCTTTGGACTCCATGGATTGACGGTCATGTTGCAAAGGTGATGCTCACGAGTGATTCGGGCAACGAATATTACGGGTTCAAGATAGATAAATACGAGGCCGAGATAGTAGGAAATGGGCTGGAGAATGCTGTGATCAACCTCAATCCCGATGATCTGACCGTCAAGACATCCGGTGACGGCACGTTCGATTTCGGCCAGGTAAGTATCGGGACTCATACCCTGCTGCCGGAACTTCAGCCATGGTCGTTTGATCCCGAATCGGAGATGGTAAGCGTTTCAGCCGGTGTTGACCAAAACGTAACGTTTTATGTCAGTCTCAATAGCTTGGAACGCGTCATCTATGCCAAGTCGCTTCCACTGGGGCTTCAAATCACACTCAAGGGCGTAATTGTCTCCGGCGTGTTCGACGGTTTCTTTTACGTTCAGAATGCGGACATTCCGGTCGGAATACGTGTAGACTCGACCGCAGCAGTGAGCGAGGGAGATACGGTCACCGTGACAGGCAAACTTGCCCTGATAGACGGCGAACGAGTCATTCAGGCAACATCGGTTGAGTAA
- a CDS encoding TIGR00730 family Rossman fold protein, translating to MIEQSECKSVLSKSICVYCASSNAVSSDFFSVAEELGAKIADAGYSLIFGGGEIGLMGAVARSVHKCGGHVVGVIPEFLRLPGICYESCDELVVTKDMRDRKGAMEARADAFIALPGGFGTLEEMLEVITLKQLRMLNKPIIFLNTNGFYDGLNAMFEHIYNHHFAKPNYRELYHFSPDVSDAMAHIESYEPMALGTKW from the coding sequence ATGATTGAACAGAGTGAATGCAAGAGTGTGTTATCAAAGTCTATTTGTGTCTACTGCGCATCCAGCAATGCAGTTTCGTCCGATTTTTTCTCGGTTGCCGAGGAGCTTGGCGCGAAAATAGCAGACGCGGGCTACAGCCTGATATTCGGCGGCGGTGAGATCGGGCTGATGGGAGCCGTCGCCAGGTCTGTGCACAAGTGCGGCGGTCATGTCGTCGGGGTGATCCCTGAGTTTTTGCGATTGCCCGGTATCTGCTACGAAAGCTGCGATGAGCTTGTGGTCACAAAAGACATGCGAGATCGCAAAGGGGCAATGGAAGCCCGAGCGGACGCATTTATCGCGCTGCCCGGCGGGTTCGGCACACTCGAAGAGATGCTGGAAGTGATCACCCTCAAGCAGCTCAGAATGCTCAACAAACCGATTATATTCCTCAACACAAACGGCTTCTATGATGGCCTCAACGCTATGTTCGAGCACATTTATAACCATCACTTCGCCAAGCCCAACTATCGCGAGCTCTATCACTTCTCGCCGGATGTTTCCGATGCGATGGCTCATATAGAAAGCTATGAGCCAATGGCGCTGGGGACTAAGTGGTAA
- a CDS encoding HEAT repeat domain-containing protein, with protein sequence MNLEEYVRYYLNEMHNGDAENAYFSLIEADASIVPMLQDAYTQEINPELRAQLVHIISQFRLTASIPFFASGLQDPEPAVWKACLDGLVMLACPQSIQIMEDALKSEHSTSEFREWVQEAIDQIKEPNK encoded by the coding sequence ATGAATCTAGAAGAGTATGTCAGGTACTATCTCAATGAAATGCATAACGGCGATGCGGAAAATGCATATTTCAGTCTGATTGAAGCGGACGCCTCAATCGTTCCAATGCTTCAGGATGCATATACACAAGAAATCAATCCTGAGCTCAGAGCACAATTGGTTCATATTATCAGCCAATTCCGTCTTACAGCGAGCATTCCGTTCTTTGCATCCGGCTTGCAAGATCCCGAACCTGCAGTTTGGAAAGCCTGCCTGGATGGTCTGGTTATGCTTGCCTGCCCACAATCAATCCAAATTATGGAAGATGCTCTCAAGTCTGAACACTCAACTAGTGAATTCAGAGAATGGGTCCAGGAAGCGATTGATCAGATAAAAGAGCCTAACAAGTAG
- the dps gene encoding DNA protection during starvation protein yields MARVAREVVEKAGINVDQVVDLLVKNAAAELTTYYYYTILRANLIGINGETVKEIAEIARIEDRNHFEAIVPRIYELGGSLPDDMKAFHDISACPPAHLPDDKTDINAILHVLVGAERCAVKGYSHICNLTAGKDHRTYDLSLAILNEEIEHESWFSEFLGEGPSGHFMRRGETSPFVSKFLR; encoded by the coding sequence ATGGCACGAGTAGCTAGAGAAGTGGTTGAAAAAGCAGGCATAAATGTCGATCAGGTGGTGGACCTGCTGGTAAAAAACGCGGCCGCCGAACTGACGACCTATTACTATTACACAATCCTGAGAGCCAACCTGATCGGAATCAACGGGGAGACTGTCAAGGAGATTGCGGAGATAGCCCGCATTGAGGACCGCAATCACTTCGAGGCCATTGTGCCCCGCATATACGAACTCGGCGGCAGCCTGCCTGATGATATGAAGGCATTTCACGATATTTCTGCCTGTCCGCCTGCGCATTTGCCTGATGACAAGACCGACATCAACGCAATCCTGCATGTGCTGGTAGGAGCAGAAAGGTGCGCAGTAAAGGGCTACAGCCATATCTGCAATCTCACAGCCGGTAAAGATCACCGCACCTATGACCTGTCTCTGGCGATCCTCAATGAAGAGATTGAGCATGAGTCATGGTTCTCGGAGTTCCTGGGCGAAGGACCGTCAGGACACTTTATGCGCAGGGGAGAAACGTCGCCATTTGTGAGCAAGTTTTTGAGGTAA
- the nuoE gene encoding NADH-quinone oxidoreductase subunit NuoE, whose translation MACTCCEDKFNELTDYIKSVYNPEHPQSALIAILHHAQGMYGYLSKEVMEHIAQMTEVPAAEIYGVATFYSFFKHVPQGKHRISVCMGTACYIRGGAKILETIENLLDIKPGETTEDMLFTLGETRCIGACGLAPVMMIDDKVYGRVEPEKLKEILAEYKK comes from the coding sequence ATGGCGTGCACCTGCTGCGAAGATAAATTTAACGAACTCACTGATTATATAAAGTCAGTCTATAACCCGGAACACCCACAGTCGGCGCTGATTGCAATCCTCCATCACGCCCAGGGCATGTACGGCTACCTAAGCAAAGAAGTGATGGAACATATCGCTCAAATGACCGAGGTTCCGGCTGCCGAGATATACGGTGTGGCTACATTCTACAGCTTCTTCAAGCACGTCCCCCAAGGCAAGCACCGCATATCGGTGTGTATGGGAACTGCATGCTACATACGCGGCGGCGCAAAGATACTCGAAACAATCGAAAACCTGCTCGATATAAAGCCGGGTGAAACGACAGAAGACATGCTTTTCACACTCGGCGAGACACGCTGCATCGGCGCATGCGGGCTTGCGCCTGTTATGATGATAGACGATAAAGTATATGGACGAGTAGAACCTGAGAAGCTGAAGGAGATATTGGCGGAATACAAAAAATAG
- a CDS encoding NADH-dependent [FeFe] hydrogenase, group A6, whose protein sequence is MTTTAVKTVTLNIDNQQVTVPEGTTVMQAAEKLAIRIPHLCYHPRLHLEGSCRVCLVEIEGMNRPQASCTFPVSEGMVVYTNSPEIRDTRKTIVELLLANHPMDCQTCERDGNCELQYLAYSSGVRERHYEGERKHYENDFSSPSVIRDPDKCILCGRCVRVCAEVQGVSALGYINRGFKTVVTPAYNDPFTESVCVTCGQCINVCPVAAFLEKDYTKDVVKAIEDPDLHVIVQLAPSVRASIGEGFNLPPGTPMTGKAVAALRRLGFDEVFDTQMGADMTIMEEATEFVKRFKEGGKLPLITSCSSAWMKFAEHFYPDLLDNISTAKSPMSILGTLIKTYYAEKKGIPPEKIFNVGAMCCTAKKFEAWRPEQRIEVDGQLVPSIDRVITTRELVWLIKNAGLEFNNLPDEDFDPVLGISTGAGALFGATGGLAEAVYRTAYWMLTGKDLEQVVVEEVRSVAEGVKRWVARIGDYKFNFGVAHGLTNAHTLLRMVRRGEGDFHFIEIMGCPGGCIGGGGQPYARAGEGVPLDVENLKKRAEALRAIDAGKKLKRSYENPDVQYIYEHYLGQPLSEKAHKLLHTHYQPRLPHGVWNPDVLRTD, encoded by the coding sequence ATGACAACTACAGCAGTAAAGACAGTAACCCTTAACATAGACAACCAGCAGGTCACCGTCCCCGAGGGAACGACTGTCATGCAGGCTGCAGAAAAGCTGGCGATACGCATTCCACACCTGTGCTATCACCCGCGTCTGCATCTGGAGGGTTCATGCCGCGTGTGCCTGGTCGAGATAGAGGGGATGAACAGGCCGCAGGCATCATGCACCTTTCCCGTCTCCGAAGGGATGGTCGTGTATACCAACAGCCCCGAAATACGCGACACACGCAAGACTATAGTCGAACTGCTCCTAGCTAATCACCCCATGGACTGCCAGACCTGCGAGCGCGACGGCAACTGCGAACTTCAATACCTCGCCTACTCCTCCGGCGTGCGCGAGAGACACTATGAAGGTGAGAGGAAACACTATGAGAACGATTTTTCCTCACCGTCCGTTATCCGCGACCCGGACAAGTGCATCCTCTGCGGAAGATGCGTGCGGGTATGCGCCGAGGTGCAGGGAGTGTCGGCGCTCGGTTATATCAATCGAGGGTTCAAGACAGTCGTCACGCCGGCCTATAATGATCCTTTCACTGAAAGCGTGTGCGTGACCTGTGGGCAATGTATAAACGTATGCCCTGTCGCCGCGTTCCTGGAAAAGGACTATACCAAAGATGTGGTCAAGGCTATTGAGGACCCTGATCTCCATGTAATAGTCCAGCTTGCCCCGAGTGTGCGCGCATCCATCGGCGAAGGGTTCAATCTGCCTCCGGGAACTCCGATGACAGGCAAAGCAGTAGCCGCGCTCAGGCGGCTCGGGTTCGATGAAGTCTTCGATACCCAGATGGGCGCTGACATGACGATCATGGAAGAAGCGACAGAGTTCGTCAAGCGCTTCAAAGAAGGCGGCAAGCTGCCGCTTATTACAAGCTGCTCATCGGCGTGGATGAAGTTTGCGGAGCATTTCTACCCAGATCTGCTCGATAATATATCCACAGCCAAATCTCCGATGAGTATCCTTGGCACTCTGATCAAGACTTATTACGCCGAAAAGAAAGGCATACCGCCTGAGAAAATATTCAACGTTGGGGCTATGTGCTGCACGGCTAAGAAGTTTGAAGCTTGGCGGCCCGAGCAGAGAATTGAGGTCGACGGCCAACTCGTGCCGTCTATCGACCGTGTAATCACCACACGCGAGCTTGTATGGCTTATCAAAAACGCTGGTCTTGAGTTCAACAATCTGCCGGACGAGGATTTCGACCCTGTGCTGGGAATATCCACCGGCGCTGGAGCTCTCTTTGGAGCAACCGGAGGTCTGGCTGAAGCAGTCTACCGCACGGCATATTGGATGCTCACTGGTAAAGATTTGGAGCAGGTCGTTGTCGAGGAAGTGAGGAGTGTAGCCGAGGGCGTCAAGCGCTGGGTCGCCAGAATCGGCGATTACAAGTTCAACTTCGGGGTGGCCCATGGCCTTACCAATGCTCATACACTGCTCAGGATGGTCCGGCGAGGCGAGGGTGATTTCCACTTCATCGAGATAATGGGCTGCCCGGGCGGGTGTATCGGCGGCGGCGGCCAGCCTTATGCAAGGGCGGGAGAAGGGGTTCCGCTTGATGTCGAGAATCTCAAAAAACGCGCGGAGGCGCTTCGTGCTATAGACGCAGGCAAAAAGCTCAAGCGATCTTACGAAAACCCTGATGTGCAATATATCTACGAGCACTATCTGGGGCAACCTTTAAGTGAAAAGGCTCACAAGTTGCTTCACACTCACTATCAGCCGCGCCTGCCGCACGGTGTCTGGAACCCGGATGTGCTAAGGACGGATTGA
- a CDS encoding glycoside hydrolase family 3 C-terminal domain-containing protein translates to MSEDITYINTDLPAHERARDLVSRMTLEEKVPQLMHDAPAIERLGVPAYNWWNECLHGVGRAGTATVFPQAIGMAATWDPELIHEVATAISDEARAKHHEALRQGEHGMYQGLTFWSPNINIFRDPRWGRGHETYGEDPYLTGRMGVAFVKGLQGDDPKYLKLVATPKHFAAHSGPEALRHEFNVNISKKDLYETYLPAFRECVIEGKAESVMGAYNSLYGDPCNANRLLLQDILRNEWGFDGYIVSDCGAIQDIHQSYKITNCTAESAAVSVKNGCDLECGCVYASLINAVEKGLITEKQIDIALIRLFTARFKLGMFDPPESVLYASIPYETVDSDENRELARETARQSIVLLKNNSRLLPLRKDLKTIAVIGPNADALDALLGNYNGTPSKWVTPLQGIRSAVSIGTRILYSKGCELVENDPACLPARKLFGEAVAAAQRSDVVIMCLGLTPLLEGEAGDAFNSDASGDRLRIELPEIQEVLLKTVTAVGKPVVLVLLNGGALAINWAQDNVDSIVEAWYPGEEGGSAIADILFGDYNPSGRLPVTFYKSLDDVPDFANYDMEGRTYRYFRGKPLYPFGFGLSYTHFKYTDLTISQSIKSGDDLIVYVKVTNTGDCMGNEVAQVYLSSLEEQRDVPIRKLVGIQRVTLSPSETKDIRFTLMPNLLSSVDNGGNLVQRPGKYKITVGGSQGDSRSIALGAGNVLECEFELSG, encoded by the coding sequence TTGTCTGAAGATATCACATATATAAATACCGATCTGCCCGCACATGAGCGCGCTCGCGACCTAGTATCAAGGATGACTCTTGAAGAGAAGGTCCCTCAGTTAATGCATGACGCACCGGCAATAGAAAGGCTGGGCGTGCCCGCATATAACTGGTGGAACGAGTGCCTGCATGGCGTTGGTCGCGCTGGCACGGCGACAGTCTTCCCACAGGCAATCGGCATGGCTGCAACATGGGACCCTGAGCTTATCCATGAGGTCGCCACGGCTATATCTGACGAAGCCCGAGCCAAGCACCATGAGGCGCTTCGGCAGGGCGAGCACGGCATGTATCAGGGTCTCACGTTCTGGTCGCCCAATATAAACATATTCAGAGACCCACGCTGGGGTCGCGGGCATGAGACATACGGTGAAGACCCATATCTTACCGGCAGGATGGGAGTAGCGTTCGTTAAAGGACTTCAGGGTGACGACCCCAAGTATCTCAAGCTCGTCGCGACACCAAAGCACTTCGCGGCTCACAGCGGACCCGAGGCTCTCAGGCACGAGTTCAACGTCAATATAAGCAAGAAGGATTTGTATGAGACTTACCTGCCGGCATTCAGGGAGTGTGTAATCGAGGGCAAGGCTGAGTCTGTGATGGGAGCGTATAACAGCCTCTACGGCGACCCGTGCAATGCAAACAGGCTACTGCTTCAGGATATACTGCGCAACGAGTGGGGGTTCGACGGATATATCGTCTCGGACTGCGGCGCCATACAGGACATACATCAGAGCTATAAAATAACAAACTGCACCGCCGAATCTGCCGCCGTTAGTGTCAAAAATGGATGTGACCTCGAGTGCGGGTGCGTATACGCAAGCCTGATCAATGCAGTTGAAAAGGGGCTCATTACTGAAAAACAAATCGATATTGCACTCATCAGGCTTTTCACTGCCAGATTCAAGCTCGGTATGTTCGACCCGCCGGAGAGTGTGCTTTATGCTTCGATCCCGTATGAGACAGTCGATAGTGATGAGAACCGCGAGTTGGCGCGTGAGACAGCCAGACAGTCCATAGTCCTGCTCAAGAACAACTCACGGCTGCTCCCGCTGAGAAAAGACCTCAAGACAATAGCTGTAATCGGACCAAATGCCGATGCGCTGGATGCACTGTTGGGAAATTATAACGGCACACCGTCAAAGTGGGTCACACCACTGCAGGGGATCAGGTCGGCGGTGTCGATTGGCACAAGAATACTCTACTCAAAAGGGTGCGAGTTGGTAGAGAACGACCCGGCCTGCCTGCCTGCCAGAAAGCTCTTCGGTGAAGCGGTAGCTGCCGCGCAGCGCTCGGATGTTGTAATTATGTGCCTCGGCCTGACTCCACTTCTGGAGGGCGAGGCGGGCGACGCATTCAACTCCGATGCCAGCGGCGACAGGCTCCGCATAGAGCTTCCCGAAATCCAGGAAGTGCTGCTTAAGACAGTAACCGCTGTCGGTAAGCCAGTAGTGCTGGTCCTATTGAACGGCGGCGCGCTTGCCATAAACTGGGCGCAGGACAATGTGGATTCGATAGTCGAGGCTTGGTATCCGGGTGAGGAGGGCGGAAGCGCAATAGCCGATATTCTCTTTGGTGACTACAACCCATCGGGACGGCTGCCCGTGACATTCTATAAATCGCTTGACGACGTCCCTGACTTTGCGAACTACGATATGGAAGGCAGGACCTATCGCTATTTCAGAGGTAAGCCGCTGTATCCCTTTGGGTTCGGCCTGAGCTATACACACTTCAAGTATACGGACCTGACTATCAGCCAGAGCATAAAATCCGGCGATGACCTGATTGTGTACGTCAAGGTGACAAATACAGGCGATTGTATGGGTAATGAAGTAGCGCAGGTCTACTTATCCAGTCTCGAAGAGCAGCGTGATGTGCCGATTCGGAAACTGGTGGGTATTCAAAGAGTAACACTCAGCCCGAGTGAAACTAAAGATATCAGGTTTACCTTAATGCCAAATCTGTTATCGAGCGTCGATAACGGCGGCAATCTCGTGCAAAGGCCGGGGAAATATAAGATAACTGTTGGAGGATCACAGGGAGACAGCCGTAGTATTGCACTTGGAGCAGGAAATGTCCTTGAGTGCGAGTTTGAGCTGTCCGGTTAA